A part of Aegilops tauschii subsp. strangulata cultivar AL8/78 chromosome 2, Aet v6.0, whole genome shotgun sequence genomic DNA contains:
- the LOC109738420 gene encoding uncharacterized protein produces MTGCNGNGNGNSSASTMGQQTVTEKKFGGIAPKKPLISKDHERAYFDSADWVLGKQAASNNAQAAAIESLKPKLKRTPHHQLPPRKPACASG; encoded by the exons ATGACTGGCTGCAACGGCAACGGCAACGGCAACTCGTCCGCATCCACCATGGGACAGCAG ACGGTCACTGAGAAGAAGTTCGGAGGAATTGCACCAAAGAAGCCTCTGATTTCAAAG GACCATGAGCGCGCCTACTTCGACTCCGCGGACTGGGTCCTCGGCAAG CAAGCTGCAAGCAACAACGCACAGGCGGCGGCAATCGAGTCCTTGAAGCCAAAGCTAAAG AGGACGCCCCATCACCAGCTCCCACCTCGCAAGCCGGCCTGCGCGTCGGGCTGA